atccatatatatttattgcaaTCTGTTAACACATGAGCCTGTCAATAATGGCAATCATATATACACACAGAGAAGAACAAGGATGGTGAAttcagaaaattaataaatagacCTGGCTTCCAGCAGGAATATGATATCCTCCCAATTCTGTATCTTCATGAGCATATCTTATTGGCACGATTGGAGCTGGACTATACTTCCTTAATGTTTCATGGAATACAGCTCCCAAGTAAGGTAGCTTAGATAATTGCTCCTCTGTAACCTTTTCTTCTCCACATACATTTTGCAGCTCCGCATATAAACGTGCCTGCCATAACATAAACACACGCTACCATTACAGTTGTACCAATCAATACATGGTTAGCCAGCCAGAGACAGAAAAACAAATTACCTGACGAGTTTTGTCTTTAGCAAGTTCATACATAGCCCATTCTGTTGTCACCAATGTAGTATCAGATGTTTCAATAATTGTCTCCCAGAGTAGCATGGAAATTTCATGTTCACTCAGTTCTTTAGCTTCGGATACTAGGTAGTCAAAAAAACAATTCAGTACCTGTCACATTCCAAACAATCAAATTATTAGGATAACTCTATCATAAACTTTGAACACATTTCACGTTGTCCTCAAGATAAACCTACCTTTCCTGAATCCATTCTCTTCTTCTGCTCATTCATCAAGGCCTTCATGACAACTTCTCTCCGGAAATACAAATTCTGAATTTTGTTCTCCACACTGCTATTAGGAATCCACCTCAAGTATGGAAAGAAATCTCGCCAATCCACCTCAATGGCTCCCTCCATCATATCAAGCACTAGAATCCTATATAAGTCCTCTCTTGATAATGTAGCGCTAAACTCCTCCACATAAACGGACTCTATATTACTTCCCAGACCCTGCAAATTTTCCATGCACAGTTTTAATGTTCAACTCTCAGAAAAAAATGTCTATTTAATCCTTATTTATGAAGGAGATACTTACTTGCTTTAGTGCTAATATAAAAAGTTCAGATGcgaatatatttctaaaattaactGGCAAATCAGAGGAGGTCTTCACATGTTCACCAAACTGGCTCAAAATATTTTCCACCAAGTTTTCTCTGTTGAGACGGTGCCGCTTCTGAACATTGAAAAATAGACACTCAGCAACCAAACCACGCAGACAAAAAAAGAGAGTTGTATTTACTCAAATACTGAGAAAAAACCATGAATTCGTCGTAACCAACCAACCTGTGCAGCGGCTCCCAATACGTTTCCAAGAATATGTTTCTTGACCGTTTTGTGAAATTCATTGTAGTCGCTTGTGGCAACCATACGTTTATCAGAAGTCAGAATCGTCAGTGCTTTTGATAGCTTCCTTGTTGAAATCGACGAAAACCTGGTCACCATGGCCTGAAACAACCATAACATTTTACAATCTAATTAGCCGTAAACAAGAATAAACACATGGACTGTAGTAGTTACAAACGGTTCAAGACATGCCAACCAAAGTTACTTCAGTGGATCGACAATAAAACCAGTCATCGCCTTTAGAACTGTTTGTGATTGTATTCTTCCAACCCTCGATAAAGGGATCGGTATAAATTCATCTAAAATAGCAATAtggaaaaataaatcattttgaaAGACACAGACAGTGCTAAAACGGTAAGTTTGTGAACTTGTCATATCCAGTGCACAGGGAGGTGAATAGCAGAATCAGCTGATAAGGGTGTTGTAATTTGCAGATAAAAGGGTCCAAGACAAGATGACTTAATAGGGTATAGATTTAATTGAAGAAGGATGCATGCATGAAGTGAAAAGAGCTTAAATGAAAAAGAGGACCTCCTTGGCAAGATTGGTGGAGTTGAGAACAATGATACTGGAAGAACCGGTTCTGATGGAATAGATGGGTCCATGTTTTTGAGCCATCTGTGCGAATGTCTTGTAAGGTTTCTTCTCCTTCAACTGCAATAGATTCCCTACGATGGGCAGTCCAGGAACAGCTGCAACATTCACCAGGTTCATATGCCattcttattttcattcatatgaAACACagaataaaatagaattaaatgtAAAGATGATACCTGGTACTTTGGGAAGTCCTGCATGTCTGCGAGTGAATCCTGGTATGAGGCGGAGCAGCAGGAAGAGAAATAGAAGAGATGAAGCAGCCACAGCAAGTAAAGCTGCAAAGGA
This window of the Vigna angularis cultivar LongXiaoDou No.4 chromosome 7, ASM1680809v1, whole genome shotgun sequence genome carries:
- the LOC108336168 gene encoding ent-kaurene oxidase-like, encoding MGSISFLNFLQTHSFAALLAVAASSLLFLFLLLRLIPGFTRRHAGLPKVPAVPGLPIVGNLLQLKEKKPYKTFAQMAQKHGPIYSIRTGSSSIIVLNSTNLAKEAMVTRFSSISTRKLSKALTILTSDKRMVATSDYNEFHKTVKKHILGNVLGAAAQKRHRLNRENLVENILSQFGEHVKTSSDLPVNFRNIFASELFILALKQGLGSNIESVYVEEFSATLSREDLYRILVLDMMEGAIEVDWRDFFPYLRWIPNSSVENKIQNLYFRREVVMKALMNEQKKRMDSGKVLNCFFDYLVSEAKELSEHEISMLLWETIIETSDTTLVTTEWAMYELAKDKTRQARLYAELQNVCGEEKVTEEQLSKLPYLGAVFHETLRKYSPAPIVPIRYAHEDTELGGYHIPAGSQIAINIYGCNMDSDKWENPHEWIPERFVDEKYDPLDLYKTMAFGAGKRVCAGSLQASLISCTAIGRFVQQFEWELGQGEEENVDTLGLTTHRLHPLLVKLRPRNQYIK